One window of Chloroflexota bacterium genomic DNA carries:
- a CDS encoding sigma-70 family RNA polymerase sigma factor: MSADESRLLRRARRNDSEAWSHIYDLYYPRIYAFMLARIRDSMLAEDLAADVFVNALRAINTYEERGLAFIAWLYRIAHNRLIDHYRRSGRTGTDSLDEMDETGDRLDDKAITTSGGLDLERIDLQQAVGRLTAEQQQIVQLRFVEGMTSEQVATVMSKSVAAVKIMQHRALKALKQSLHHPSNT, encoded by the coding sequence GTGAGTGCTGACGAAAGCCGGTTGCTGAGACGGGCACGCAGAAATGATTCGGAAGCGTGGTCGCACATATACGACTTGTATTACCCGCGCATCTATGCGTTTATGCTTGCGCGCATCCGCGACAGCATGTTGGCCGAAGATCTGGCCGCGGATGTGTTCGTAAACGCCTTGCGGGCCATCAACACCTATGAAGAGCGCGGCCTCGCGTTTATCGCCTGGCTGTACCGTATAGCGCACAACCGGTTGATTGACCATTACCGGCGCAGCGGCCGCACCGGAACCGACAGCCTTGACGAAATGGACGAAACCGGCGACCGACTTGACGATAAAGCGATCACCACCAGCGGTGGATTGGATCTGGAGCGAATCGACCTGCAGCAGGCGGTCGGGCGATTGACTGCCGAGCAACAACAGATTGTGCAGTTGCGGTTCGTTGAAGGTATGACCAGCGAGCAGGTCGCAACCGTCATGAGCAAGAGCGTGGCCGCGGTCAAGATCATGCAGCATCGGGCATTGAAAGCCCTGAAACAGTCATTGCATCATCCGAGTAATAC